The following is a genomic window from bacterium.
CTCGATGTACAGCGGCCTTTCCCGCGGCGCCGCCCACTTGATCGAGGCATTCGGCGTCGAGGATTTGGCCAAGGCTTACGTCCCCAACATGTATAGCGGCAAGTGGGGCGGCACGATGTGCCTCACCGAGCCCCAGGCCGGCTCGGCGGTCGGCGATCTCTCGACCAGCGCGGTCAAGGAAGGCGACCACTACAAGATCAAGGGCACCAAGATCTTCATCTCCAGCGGCGACCATGACCTGACCGAGAACATCATTCATTTGGTCCTGGCCCGGGTCGAAGGCGATCCGGCCGGCACCAAGGGCATCTCGCTCTTCGTCGTCCCCAAGTACCGGGTCAATGCCGACGGCAGCCTCGGGCAATTCAACGACGTCAAGACCGTGAACATCGAGCACAAGATGGGCATCAAGGGTTCCTCGACCTGCACGCTCAGCTTCGGCGACGAAGGCAACTGCATCGGCTACCTGGTCGGCGAGCAGCGCAAGGGCATGCCGATGATGTTTCAGATGATGAACGAAGCCCGCATCGCCTGCGGCCTTCAAGGCGCGGCCACCGCTTCGGCGGCCTACGAGAGCGCCGTCGACTATGCCAAGGTCCGAACCCAGGGCGGCAAGACCCTGATCCTCGACTACCCCGACGTCCGGCGGATGCTGATCACGATGAAGGCCTATACCGAAGGCTTCCGCGCCCTCCTCCTCTACTCGGCCTACCTCGATGATAAGGAAGTGACCGAAACCGATCCGGTGAAGAAGGAAAAATACGCCGGCCGCCTCAGCCTGCTGACGCCGGTCTGCAAGGCTTATTGCACCGATTTCGGCTTCAAGGTGACCGAGCTGGCCATGCAGGTCTACGGCGGCTACGGCTACATCGCCGAATACCCGGTCGAGCAGTACATGCGCGACGTCAAGATCTCTTCGATCTACGAGGGAACCAACGGCATCCAAGCCCTCGATCTGATCGGCCGCAAGCTCGGGCAGAAGAACGGCGAATACTTCCGCGAATTCTACGAAGAGCTGAGCGCCTTCTGCGCCAAGGCCGGCGAGAACCCGGCCTTCGCCGGCGAAGCCGCCGCCTTGAAGAAATCGGTCGATTCGCTGGGACAAGTGACGATGAAGTTCGTCGAGTGGGGAATGGGCGGCAACGTCATTTCGCCCCAGCTCCATGCCGTGCCTTATCTTTATAACTTCGGCGACGTCCTCTTGGGCTATCTCATGCTCGACCACGCCATCCTGGCCTTGGCCAAGCTCGAGGAAATTTGGAAAGCCCAGGGTGCCACCGCCGAGGAACAAAAAGCCAAGATCTGCACCGAGAACGACGAGGCCCGTTTCCTCGAAGGCAAGGTCAAGTCGGCCCGTTATTTCATCAACAGCCTGCTGCCCCAGGCCATGGCCCGGGCCAAGACGATCCTGTCCGAGGACATGTCGGCGATGAAGGTCCGGTTCTAGGTTATCTGGCTAAGGATTTTTGGGCGGTCGAT
Proteins encoded in this region:
- a CDS encoding acyl-CoA dehydrogenase; the encoded protein is MSYKVNYRDVEFNLFDYLKIQDLGQSEKFSGYGRDEFAAILGEALKFAQKEIDPLFKKSDEVGCKLADGKVTTPPGFKEAYQHFAANGFIAMDVPSTYGGMGLPVSLTMAATEFFVGCCVAFSMYSGLSRGAAHLIEAFGVEDLAKAYVPNMYSGKWGGTMCLTEPQAGSAVGDLSTSAVKEGDHYKIKGTKIFISSGDHDLTENIIHLVLARVEGDPAGTKGISLFVVPKYRVNADGSLGQFNDVKTVNIEHKMGIKGSSTCTLSFGDEGNCIGYLVGEQRKGMPMMFQMMNEARIACGLQGAATASAAYESAVDYAKVRTQGGKTLILDYPDVRRMLITMKAYTEGFRALLLYSAYLDDKEVTETDPVKKEKYAGRLSLLTPVCKAYCTDFGFKVTELAMQVYGGYGYIAEYPVEQYMRDVKISSIYEGTNGIQALDLIGRKLGQKNGEYFREFYEELSAFCAKAGENPAFAGEAAALKKSVDSLGQVTMKFVEWGMGGNVISPQLHAVPYLYNFGDVLLGYLMLDHAILALAKLEEIWKAQGATAEEQKAKICTENDEARFLEGKVKSARYFINSLLPQAMARAKTILSEDMSAMKVRF